From a region of the Salinispira pacifica genome:
- the hisF gene encoding imidazole glycerol phosphate synthase subunit HisF, protein MLEKRVIVCLDVRDGKTTKGIKFKGNVDIGDPVEMARDYYEQGCDELVFYDITASSEDRGIFIDVVEKVAREIFIPFCVGGGLSGIEDIRRVISAGAEKVSLNSQAVKNPEIISQGAAVFGRQCIVLGMDALKDADMPSGYQVVINGGRTRTGKDALEWALKAQELGAGEIVLNSIDTDGVRNGYEIELTSMISKAVDIPVVASGGAGRPEHLSEVLTRGHADAALVASMVHYGDFSIHQIKDALRKDGVAVRIPEEIL, encoded by the coding sequence ATGCTGGAAAAACGGGTAATCGTCTGTCTGGATGTCCGGGACGGCAAGACGACCAAAGGAATTAAATTCAAGGGCAATGTTGATATCGGCGATCCGGTGGAGATGGCCCGGGATTATTATGAACAGGGCTGTGATGAACTGGTGTTTTATGATATCACCGCATCCAGTGAAGACCGGGGCATATTCATCGACGTGGTTGAAAAGGTCGCCAGGGAAATTTTTATCCCGTTCTGCGTGGGCGGCGGCCTTTCAGGGATTGAAGATATCCGGAGGGTAATATCTGCCGGCGCAGAGAAGGTGAGCCTGAACTCACAGGCTGTGAAAAATCCGGAGATCATTTCCCAGGGGGCGGCAGTATTCGGCAGACAGTGTATTGTTCTGGGGATGGACGCACTGAAGGATGCCGATATGCCTTCGGGCTACCAGGTGGTGATTAACGGAGGCCGGACCCGTACGGGAAAAGATGCCCTGGAGTGGGCTCTGAAAGCCCAGGAGCTGGGAGCCGGCGAAATTGTCCTCAATTCCATCGATACAGACGGCGTACGCAACGGCTATGAAATCGAGCTCACTTCCATGATCAGCAAGGCGGTGGACATCCCCGTGGTGGCTTCCGGCGGGGCGGGACGCCCTGAGCATCTCAGCGAAGTACTCACCCGGGGGCATGCCGATGCGGCTCTTGTTGCCAGCATGGTTCACTACGGGGACTTCAGCATCCATCAGATTAAGGATGCTCTCAGGAAAGACGGAGTGGCGGTGCGCATCCCTGAAGAGATACTGTAG
- a CDS encoding FmdB family zinc ribbon protein, with the protein MPYYDYECKSCGHEFETFQSMSDAPLQECPECRKESLRRLIGGGSGVIFKGSGFYINDSRNKSGGDQGGGSKNGSSQSSPAASSAK; encoded by the coding sequence ATGCCATATTATGATTACGAATGTAAAAGCTGCGGGCATGAGTTTGAAACCTTCCAAAGTATGTCCGATGCACCTCTTCAGGAGTGTCCGGAATGCCGAAAAGAAAGCCTGCGCCGGCTCATCGGCGGAGGAAGCGGTGTGATATTTAAAGGCAGCGGTTTTTACATCAATGACAGCCGGAACAAAAGCGGCGGAGACCAGGGCGGCGGCAGCAAGAATGGCAGTTCCCAGAGCAGCCCGGCAGCCAGCTCTGCCAAATAG
- a CDS encoding ArsR/SmtB family transcription factor, whose protein sequence is MSNVQQVDSFDTSRAEEFADANCPEDVMADAAQKLKVCGHPVRLKLLCMISQHAEPCVSELWVCLNQPQPVVSQHLAILKDRGIVQSEVKGNRRIYSIVDPFIDRLVSSIRKKVDEVEMEDTAVEA, encoded by the coding sequence ATGAGTAATGTTCAACAAGTTGATTCCTTTGATACTTCCCGGGCGGAAGAATTCGCCGATGCCAACTGTCCTGAAGACGTGATGGCCGATGCAGCGCAGAAACTGAAGGTGTGCGGGCATCCTGTGCGACTGAAGCTTCTTTGTATGATCTCCCAGCATGCCGAGCCCTGTGTCAGCGAACTGTGGGTCTGTCTGAATCAGCCCCAGCCGGTGGTGAGTCAGCACCTTGCAATTCTGAAAGACAGGGGCATTGTACAGTCGGAGGTGAAAGGCAACAGACGAATATACTCCATTGTGGACCCCTTCATTGACCGTCTGGTGAGCAGTATCAGGAAAAAAGTGGATGAAGTGGAGATGGAAGATACGGCTGTGGAAGCCTGA
- a CDS encoding 3-dehydroquinate synthase: MQFTLGEFTTRLSLHEDGAELLKNLGNPLLLICDENTLNLIHSHGLLPPGTEMPEIRSGEDLQGLSETSLPSPETPRAAVVLPSGESGKTLANVELILKTAFSLGFARDSCFVGLGGGVVTDIAAFASSLFMRGNRLVLIPTTLLAMVDAAFGGKTGINYHGYKNMVGSFYPAEQLRVYPGFLKDLPRREYLSGLAEVIKSAMLDDAELFAFMEEQSTPILNREPGALEYIIWKSLMVKGRVVLADLREGGLRAQLNLGHTFAHALEAVSGFGLWSHGEAVAWGLLRALELGRVLEITPDSYISRVEALLGTYSYRLDSSGCAPEQLISAMKNDKKKKGGKVGFILQRNLCETLQRPVEDADVLKVLN, encoded by the coding sequence ATGCAATTTACCCTGGGGGAGTTCACCACCCGCCTCAGCCTTCATGAAGATGGAGCTGAGCTGCTGAAAAATCTTGGTAATCCCCTGCTTCTCATTTGTGACGAAAACACCCTGAACCTGATTCACTCCCATGGCCTGCTTCCCCCGGGTACCGAAATGCCTGAAATCCGAAGCGGGGAAGATCTGCAGGGACTGTCAGAAACCTCCCTTCCTTCCCCTGAAACTCCCCGGGCTGCGGTGGTCCTTCCCTCCGGAGAGTCGGGAAAAACTCTCGCCAATGTTGAATTAATCCTGAAAACCGCCTTCTCCCTGGGCTTTGCACGTGACAGCTGTTTTGTGGGGCTTGGGGGCGGAGTCGTCACCGATATTGCCGCATTTGCCTCCTCCCTGTTCATGCGGGGGAACAGACTCGTGTTGATTCCCACCACCCTTCTTGCCATGGTGGATGCGGCGTTCGGGGGAAAAACAGGAATCAACTATCACGGCTATAAAAATATGGTGGGCAGTTTCTATCCTGCAGAACAATTACGTGTGTACCCGGGGTTCCTCAAGGATTTGCCCCGGCGGGAATACCTCAGCGGTCTTGCTGAAGTGATCAAAAGCGCCATGCTCGACGACGCCGAGCTGTTTGCCTTCATGGAAGAGCAGAGCACACCCATTTTGAACCGGGAACCCGGGGCTCTGGAATATATCATCTGGAAAAGCCTTATGGTGAAGGGCCGGGTGGTGCTTGCAGACCTTCGGGAGGGAGGGCTCAGAGCCCAGCTGAATCTGGGACACACCTTTGCCCATGCCCTGGAGGCGGTGAGCGGGTTTGGTCTGTGGAGTCACGGTGAAGCCGTGGCGTGGGGGCTTCTCCGGGCCCTTGAGCTGGGCAGAGTTCTGGAAATAACCCCGGATTCATACATCTCCCGGGTGGAGGCCCTTCTCGGGACCTACTCATACCGGCTGGATTCAAGCGGCTGTGCCCCGGAACAGCTGATCAGCGCAATGAAAAATGACAAAAAGAAAAAAGGCGGAAAGGTGGGTTTTATTCTCCAGCGGAATTTGTGCGAAACCCTCCAGAGGCCGGTGGAAGACGCAGACGTTCTGAAAGTGCTCAACTGA
- a CDS encoding tetratricopeptide repeat protein — MNCNPARFTSALLASVLVISLCASGHLSAQSPAEPHEKIEQPLEQLDRPLEHIDGLIREGKYPAAFEEIRILESSPVPESRNGDAPIFRAELLWRKAWAMVNRTRLEGSHLSKNDLIADYETALDWAGRALELSPDSSRAWYWYGVAAGALGEQKGVFAALREIDEVRNSMIRSIALDPAFPDPWITLARLYDALPGIMGGDRDAAVLLAQVGLSASGDEQGECIYSGGDIDLLRSLLEERNYSAQKRSRLAERRREDPDWFGKLLPDELQRLIPFIRNHPGAIHTVPCTPGLSDREEAARLPGSD; from the coding sequence ATGAACTGTAATCCCGCCCGTTTCACATCAGCTCTTCTCGCCTCCGTTCTTGTAATCAGCCTCTGTGCATCCGGGCATCTATCCGCCCAGTCCCCTGCGGAGCCCCACGAAAAGATAGAGCAGCCCCTGGAACAGCTAGACCGGCCCCTCGAACATATTGACGGGCTGATCCGGGAAGGAAAGTACCCCGCTGCCTTTGAGGAAATCCGCATTCTTGAGAGTTCTCCGGTGCCGGAAAGCCGGAATGGGGACGCCCCAATTTTCCGGGCTGAGCTTTTGTGGAGAAAGGCCTGGGCAATGGTGAACCGCACCAGACTGGAGGGAAGCCATCTTTCGAAAAATGATCTCATTGCCGATTACGAAACGGCCCTGGACTGGGCCGGCCGGGCCCTTGAACTCTCTCCCGATTCATCCCGGGCCTGGTACTGGTACGGGGTTGCCGCCGGGGCCTTGGGGGAGCAGAAGGGAGTGTTCGCCGCCCTGAGGGAGATCGATGAGGTGAGAAACAGCATGATTCGTTCAATAGCTTTGGATCCCGCATTCCCCGATCCCTGGATTACCCTGGCCCGGCTCTATGATGCTCTGCCGGGGATTATGGGAGGCGACAGGGACGCAGCCGTCCTGCTGGCCCAGGTCGGTCTTTCCGCTTCAGGTGACGAACAGGGGGAGTGCATATATTCAGGCGGAGATATTGATCTCCTTCGATCCCTGCTGGAGGAAAGGAATTACTCTGCTCAGAAACGCAGTCGACTGGCAGAACGGAGGAGGGAAGATCCGGATTGGTTCGGGAAGCTGCTGCCCGATGAACTTCAAAGACTGATTCCCTTTATCCGGAATCATCCGGGGGCTATCCATACTGTCCCCTGCACTCCCGGTCTCAGCGACAGGGAGGAGGCTGCCAGGCTTCCCGGGAGCGACTAA
- a CDS encoding helicase-related protein, translated as MNPRNLPVYQQREKILSSLRDHQVVVVESPTGSGKTTQLPVILHEAGFESRGVIGITQPRRIAAVSVSDYIRKQLHQELGEQAQAFCGYKMRFHDTTTGDTRIKVMTDGILLQELKADPYLSRYSVIMVDEAHERSLNIDFILGLLKRSLELRPDLKLIISSATINADIFSDYFASAPVVRIDTETFPVSTIYAPPAVQGDYEVLVQKIVEIVGHVIDEKRPGDMLIFLSGERIIKDTITALYSQPFRKKLYILPLYGRLSKEEQDEVFPPPPPGKIKLVVATNIAETSITIDGITTVIDSGLAKMNFYNPRTFTSSLVEKPISKASANQRRGRAGRTRPGTCYRLYPMEDFQYRPEFTQEEIFRTDLSEVVLRMAELGIRDFESFDFISPPGRGGIASAVETLNLLDALDDERSLSRIGQRMARFPLLPRHSRMIVEAMLSYPDVLDHVVTATSFLTTNNPFLLPQGEESEARNAHHHFRDEAGDFVSYLKMLRSYLDSRNKEKFCQRYYLDEQIMAEIANVKDQLGEIVGEMGMPVPSPPFPLKGEMLASYLCAVSTGLVQFICVRTGRSSYKSFTADRIEIHPGSVMFRETPDIMVAGEIVKTSRTFARSVSPLKAEWLKRISPEISGILARQLDKNSGGGKKGKKNKELARRLETGTKASRGKTTSGATGRRKIRTTDASDPWSQSSAEPPAYAGPSRGSGSQGTAKDQVSPNGMEVRIGGQIFPLKPFKGKKKILELSWRELSSLAHRDDLELIPPHRDLRVMVHYRKYIFLKQERLGNALGIARVLSPETHFREHWPKTAKVSPWELPEEVSSLLNYLPGISPVKKNDRELGFITLYTDNQGLYWLKSVKNFSISMSDSIASLDSLFDDLAALEAVRSQGGGDTLPPGIPELKELSGSLYRRFSQLLDEL; from the coding sequence ATGAATCCCCGAAACCTGCCGGTATACCAGCAGCGGGAGAAAATTCTCAGCTCACTCCGTGATCACCAGGTGGTGGTGGTTGAGAGTCCCACAGGCAGCGGAAAAACCACCCAGCTCCCCGTAATCCTCCATGAGGCGGGCTTCGAGAGCCGGGGTGTGATCGGTATTACCCAGCCCAGACGGATTGCGGCGGTGAGCGTCAGCGACTACATCCGGAAACAGCTGCATCAGGAACTGGGGGAACAGGCACAGGCATTCTGCGGTTACAAAATGCGGTTTCATGACACCACCACCGGAGATACCAGGATTAAAGTGATGACCGACGGCATTCTCCTCCAGGAACTGAAGGCCGATCCGTATTTGAGCCGCTATTCGGTGATCATGGTGGATGAGGCACACGAGCGGAGTCTGAATATCGATTTCATCCTGGGTCTGCTGAAGCGGAGTCTTGAGCTCCGCCCGGATTTGAAACTGATCATCTCCTCGGCTACCATCAATGCAGATATCTTCTCCGACTATTTCGCCTCGGCTCCGGTTGTCCGTATCGATACAGAAACATTTCCGGTGAGCACCATCTATGCCCCTCCTGCCGTTCAGGGTGACTATGAGGTACTGGTACAGAAAATTGTAGAGATTGTGGGGCATGTGATTGATGAGAAGCGGCCTGGAGATATGCTGATATTTTTGTCCGGCGAACGGATCATCAAAGACACCATAACCGCCCTCTACTCCCAGCCGTTCCGGAAAAAGCTCTATATTCTCCCTCTGTACGGCAGGTTAAGCAAGGAGGAGCAGGATGAGGTATTTCCTCCGCCTCCGCCGGGTAAAATCAAACTTGTGGTGGCCACCAATATTGCCGAGACATCCATCACCATCGACGGAATCACCACGGTGATCGACTCGGGCCTGGCCAAAATGAACTTTTACAACCCCCGTACCTTCACCTCAAGTCTGGTGGAAAAACCCATCTCCAAGGCATCCGCCAACCAGCGCCGGGGCAGAGCGGGAAGAACCCGGCCGGGAACCTGCTACCGGCTGTATCCCATGGAGGATTTTCAGTACCGTCCGGAATTCACCCAGGAGGAGATCTTCCGCACCGACCTCTCGGAAGTGGTTCTCCGCATGGCCGAACTGGGTATCCGGGACTTTGAGTCCTTCGACTTTATCTCTCCCCCGGGCAGGGGCGGAATCGCCAGCGCAGTTGAAACCCTCAACCTGCTGGACGCCCTGGATGATGAGCGCAGTCTCAGCCGGATCGGCCAGCGGATGGCCCGTTTTCCCCTGCTGCCCCGGCATTCCCGGATGATCGTGGAGGCCATGCTCAGCTATCCTGATGTGCTGGATCATGTGGTTACCGCAACCAGCTTTCTCACCACCAACAATCCGTTTCTCCTCCCCCAGGGCGAGGAAAGCGAGGCCCGGAACGCCCACCATCATTTCAGGGACGAGGCCGGGGACTTCGTGAGCTATCTGAAAATGCTTCGCTCCTACCTGGACAGCCGGAACAAGGAAAAGTTCTGTCAGCGCTATTATCTGGATGAACAGATCATGGCGGAGATCGCCAATGTGAAAGACCAGCTCGGCGAAATTGTGGGCGAGATGGGAATGCCCGTGCCTTCCCCCCCCTTTCCCCTGAAAGGGGAAATGCTGGCATCCTACCTCTGTGCGGTTTCCACAGGACTGGTACAGTTCATCTGCGTACGGACCGGACGCAGCTCCTACAAAAGTTTCACCGCTGACAGGATCGAAATCCACCCCGGCTCGGTGATGTTCCGGGAGACTCCGGATATTATGGTGGCGGGCGAAATAGTAAAAACCAGCCGTACCTTCGCACGGAGCGTCAGCCCCCTGAAAGCAGAGTGGCTAAAACGGATATCTCCGGAAATATCCGGCATCCTGGCCAGACAGCTGGACAAAAATTCCGGCGGCGGTAAAAAAGGTAAAAAAAACAAAGAGCTTGCCCGCAGACTGGAAACCGGCACAAAAGCGTCCCGGGGAAAAACTACCTCCGGAGCTACCGGCCGCCGGAAAATCCGCACCACAGATGCTTCAGACCCATGGTCGCAATCATCGGCGGAACCGCCGGCCTATGCCGGGCCGTCCCGGGGAAGCGGAAGTCAGGGAACGGCAAAGGATCAGGTCAGCCCCAATGGAATGGAAGTGCGCATCGGCGGGCAGATATTCCCCCTCAAACCGTTTAAGGGGAAAAAGAAGATCCTTGAACTGAGCTGGAGAGAACTGTCTTCCCTTGCCCACCGCGATGACCTGGAGCTCATACCTCCCCACCGGGATCTTCGGGTAATGGTGCACTACCGGAAATATATCTTTCTGAAACAGGAACGCCTTGGCAACGCCCTGGGCATAGCCCGGGTCTTAAGCCCGGAAACCCATTTCCGGGAACACTGGCCCAAAACCGCAAAGGTAAGTCCCTGGGAACTCCCCGAGGAAGTAAGCAGCCTTCTCAACTATCTTCCAGGGATCAGTCCGGTGAAGAAAAATGATCGTGAATTGGGTTTCATTACCCTCTATACTGATAACCAGGGACTGTACTGGCTGAAATCGGTGAAGAATTTCAGCATCTCAATGAGCGACAGCATAGCCAGCCTGGATTCCCTCTTTGATGATCTTGCGGCCCTGGAGGCGGTGAGATCCCAGGGCGGCGGAGACACCCTGCCCCCCGGAATTCCGGAATTGAAGGAGCTCAGCGGATCGCTCTACCGGCGCTTTTCGCAGTTATTAGATGAACTGTAA
- the hisS gene encoding histidine--tRNA ligase yields MIQPRVLKGFRDILPDQEILRRNILRSIEDSCRSFGFVPIDTPVLEYSEVLLGKGSGETDKQIYRFQDHGKRDVSMRFDLTVPFARFMGAHVNELYLPFKRYHFGKVFRGENTQKGRYREFMQCDFDIVGVDSPAADFEILQLMYANFSDMGIRKVKFHINHRGIFNQFLGTLGVGSKSEDVLRSVDKLSKLGAEKTRENLTEITGAGPAAEILDFIHSEAGNAETLDKMERLAGGASEHSRRLREILQLADAIGMGDFFHINPSITRGLDYYTGIVYETFLDELPEIGSVCSGGRYNDLASLYTKTEIQGVGSSIGLDRLMAAMEELERNNSQESDDSTPSSLRFADVLIFMMDEKYLGNYTRMAQKLRASGLRTEIFPLNKKMGQQFSYAEKKRIPLGIIAGEAEISSDTVNYKNLLTRESIEGITLDRALEQARKDLNI; encoded by the coding sequence ATGATACAGCCCAGAGTTTTAAAAGGTTTTCGGGATATTCTCCCGGATCAGGAAATCCTTCGGAGGAACATTCTCCGAAGCATCGAAGACAGTTGCAGAAGTTTCGGATTCGTTCCCATCGACACCCCGGTTCTGGAGTACAGCGAAGTGCTACTGGGCAAAGGAAGCGGTGAAACGGATAAGCAGATTTACCGCTTTCAGGACCACGGCAAGCGGGATGTTTCCATGCGCTTCGATCTTACCGTTCCCTTCGCCCGCTTCATGGGCGCACATGTGAACGAACTCTATCTGCCGTTCAAACGCTATCATTTCGGAAAGGTCTTCAGGGGAGAAAACACCCAGAAAGGGCGCTACCGGGAGTTCATGCAGTGCGATTTTGATATTGTCGGCGTGGACAGCCCGGCCGCGGATTTCGAGATTCTCCAGCTCATGTACGCGAACTTTTCAGATATGGGAATCCGTAAGGTGAAATTCCACATTAATCACCGGGGAATCTTCAATCAGTTCCTCGGGACTCTGGGAGTCGGCAGCAAGAGTGAAGATGTTCTGCGAAGCGTAGATAAACTGAGCAAGCTGGGGGCCGAAAAAACCCGGGAGAATCTCACAGAAATAACCGGAGCAGGCCCTGCCGCTGAGATTCTCGATTTCATTCACAGCGAAGCAGGCAATGCCGAAACCCTGGATAAGATGGAGCGTCTTGCCGGCGGAGCCTCGGAGCACAGCCGGAGACTGAGAGAGATTCTCCAGCTTGCGGATGCAATCGGCATGGGAGATTTCTTCCATATTAACCCGTCCATCACCCGGGGTCTGGACTACTACACCGGCATCGTGTACGAAACCTTCCTGGATGAGCTGCCGGAAATCGGTTCGGTATGCTCAGGCGGACGATACAATGACCTTGCCTCCCTTTACACCAAAACCGAGATTCAGGGAGTCGGCAGCTCCATCGGACTTGACCGGCTTATGGCGGCCATGGAGGAACTTGAGCGCAATAATTCCCAGGAATCAGACGACAGCACGCCATCCTCCCTGAGGTTCGCAGATGTTCTGATTTTCATGATGGATGAAAAGTATCTGGGTAATTACACCCGAATGGCCCAGAAGCTGAGGGCATCCGGACTTCGTACGGAAATATTTCCGTTGAACAAGAAGATGGGTCAGCAATTCAGCTATGCGGAAAAGAAGCGCATTCCCCTGGGAATTATTGCCGGGGAAGCGGAAATATCATCAGATACGGTAAACTACAAGAATCTGCTCACCCGGGAAAGCATTGAGGGTATTACTCTTGACCGGGCCCTGGAACAGGCCCGAAAAGATTTAAACATATAG
- a CDS encoding aminodeoxychorismate synthase component I: MNSDWIDKMNRLGRSGTPFFFAIDFEMRFPVIVPLSRMHGGFLLFNIQGRSNDYSRHHTVSANMSDNISLNPRFISRADYSRAFHLVQSEMKAGNSFLCNLTFPTLLEPDPTIRLRELYYRVHAPYRVYMNAERLPREFLQDPSAAAEEMPREFLLFSPETFVQTHHGRIYTYPMKGTSLVPEGESLDRAEKTLLEDEKERAEHITVVDLLRNDLGRVGRDIQVERFRYADAIPVNGGRLIQISSRISALLPGDWKRRLGDMTARLLPAGSVSGAPKRETCRIIAQAEGAPRGFYTGVCGIFDGYNLNSGVMIRYLERPGEKQPWGSSWNGDPGEPSAPLLFRSGGGITIYSNEADEYSELQAKVKLPLEKR; encoded by the coding sequence ATGAACTCAGATTGGATTGATAAAATGAACCGCCTGGGGCGGTCCGGGACTCCGTTTTTCTTCGCAATTGATTTTGAAATGCGGTTTCCCGTAATAGTACCTCTGAGCCGGATGCACGGCGGTTTTCTGCTCTTCAACATTCAAGGCAGGAGTAACGACTACAGCCGGCATCACACAGTATCTGCGAATATGTCTGATAATATTAGCCTGAACCCCCGCTTCATATCAAGAGCGGATTATTCCCGGGCCTTTCACCTGGTGCAAAGCGAAATGAAGGCCGGCAATTCCTTTCTCTGCAATCTCACCTTCCCCACTCTTCTGGAGCCGGACCCAACCATCAGACTCAGGGAGCTGTATTACCGGGTCCACGCCCCCTACCGGGTTTACATGAATGCGGAACGGCTTCCCCGGGAATTTCTTCAGGATCCGTCCGCGGCGGCGGAAGAGATGCCCAGGGAATTTCTCCTTTTCAGCCCTGAGACTTTTGTGCAGACCCACCATGGAAGAATATACACCTACCCGATGAAAGGCACGTCACTGGTGCCCGAAGGAGAAAGCCTGGACAGGGCTGAAAAAACCCTGCTTGAGGATGAAAAGGAACGGGCTGAACATATTACCGTGGTGGATCTGCTCCGCAACGACCTGGGACGGGTCGGGCGGGATATTCAGGTGGAGCGGTTCCGCTATGCCGATGCAATACCCGTGAACGGAGGCCGCCTGATCCAGATATCAAGCAGAATCAGTGCCCTGCTTCCCGGGGACTGGAAGCGGCGGCTGGGGGACATGACCGCCCGCCTCCTCCCAGCCGGTTCTGTGAGCGGTGCGCCCAAGCGGGAAACCTGCAGGATTATTGCCCAGGCGGAGGGTGCGCCCAGGGGGTTTTACACCGGGGTATGCGGCATATTCGACGGATACAATCTGAACTCCGGAGTGATGATCCGGTATCTGGAACGCCCCGGGGAAAAACAGCCCTGGGGATCAAGCTGGAACGGCGATCCCGGGGAACCATCTGCCCCCCTGCTGTTCAGAAGCGGCGGAGGGATTACAATCTACAGCAATGAAGCGGATGAATATTCGGAACTCCAGGCCAAAGTGAAACTTCCCCTGGAGAAGCGCTGA
- the pcnB gene encoding polynucleotide adenylyltransferase PcnB gives MLVRYKTLENGKAVKQAEVYTKTEHHIRLSDVDHDAIKIIRRLEKAGHESYIVGGAVRDLLLGKRPKDFDIVTSAEPNHIRKLFRNSRIIGKRFRLVHIFFKDKKIIEVSTFRSADSKGFNNVFGEIEEDALRRDFSMNALYYHPIREQVVDFVKGYPDIKARRLKAVIPLGRIFEEDPVRIIRAIKYSEKTGLKPGFRLKRKMRSQAELLKGVSYSRLTEEIYKILGSGYARPIFQSLFDHNITEYILPGLDQFFRGRDQTHANNRKVFFEHLGTLDDIINKQRETPRSVMIQYLVRDFVMRIGPWKAQKRIHFPEVYSGIKDILKPMVPANKDVEDVVVTLMRERQEALGIPKKRSRRRRRKPSSRRSSG, from the coding sequence GTGTTAGTACGCTACAAGACCTTAGAGAATGGAAAAGCCGTCAAACAGGCGGAAGTGTATACCAAGACTGAACATCATATCCGCCTGTCAGACGTTGACCACGATGCCATCAAAATCATCCGTCGTCTGGAAAAGGCCGGTCACGAAAGCTATATTGTGGGCGGTGCAGTCCGGGATCTGCTGCTGGGGAAGCGGCCCAAGGATTTCGACATTGTCACCTCGGCGGAGCCCAATCATATCCGGAAGCTTTTCAGAAATTCCCGGATCATCGGGAAGCGCTTCCGCCTTGTCCATATCTTTTTCAAAGACAAGAAAATTATCGAAGTTTCCACCTTCCGAAGTGCCGATTCAAAGGGCTTTAATAATGTTTTCGGCGAGATCGAGGAAGATGCCCTCCGACGGGATTTCTCCATGAATGCCCTCTATTATCACCCCATCAGGGAGCAGGTGGTGGATTTTGTAAAAGGGTATCCTGATATCAAGGCCAGGAGACTGAAGGCCGTAATTCCCCTGGGAAGGATATTTGAGGAAGATCCGGTACGGATCATCCGTGCCATTAAATACAGCGAAAAAACCGGGCTGAAACCGGGATTCAGGCTGAAGCGGAAGATGCGTTCCCAGGCGGAGCTCCTGAAAGGTGTTTCCTATTCACGGCTTACCGAAGAGATTTATAAAATACTGGGAAGCGGATATGCCCGTCCCATTTTTCAGTCGCTGTTTGATCATAATATTACAGAATACATTCTGCCGGGGCTGGATCAGTTTTTCCGGGGCAGGGATCAGACCCATGCAAATAACCGGAAGGTGTTCTTCGAACATCTGGGAACCCTGGATGATATTATCAATAAACAGCGGGAAACCCCCAGAAGCGTAATGATTCAGTATCTGGTGCGGGATTTCGTCATGCGCATCGGTCCCTGGAAGGCCCAAAAGCGGATCCACTTCCCCGAAGTGTATTCCGGTATCAAGGATATTCTCAAACCCATGGTTCCTGCAAATAAGGACGTTGAAGATGTGGTTGTGACCCTTATGCGTGAGCGTCAGGAAGCGCTGGGAATTCCCAAGAAACGAAGCCGCCGCCGTCGGAGAAAACCATCTTCCAGACGCAGCTCCGGCTGA